A region from the Pelagovum pacificum genome encodes:
- a CDS encoding helix-turn-helix transcriptional regulator — protein sequence MARSDRLFRLMHLLRSLPPPVTAERLARETGVSVRSLYRDIDTLRASGARIEGESGYGYTLAEDPALPPQAFTRLELEAVLMGLQEVRQSGDTELGAAAETAMAKLVARLPDRQQMEAHHAVQHLWRSGRRDIPAQPTAVLRQACWDEVAVDLEYSDKQGRVTQRRIYPMTLVYMDEVLNVVGWCCLRQDYREFRTDRILSAERTDESFRPRRVAMLREFVERVTAARAAQR from the coding sequence ATGGCCCGAAGCGATCGCCTGTTCCGCCTCATGCACTTGCTTCGCAGCCTGCCGCCACCGGTGACGGCGGAACGGCTGGCGCGGGAAACCGGGGTCTCGGTCCGCTCGCTCTATCGCGACATCGACACGCTTCGCGCCTCGGGCGCGCGGATCGAAGGCGAATCGGGCTACGGCTACACGCTCGCCGAAGACCCGGCGCTGCCGCCGCAGGCCTTCACCCGGCTGGAGCTCGAAGCGGTGTTGATGGGACTGCAGGAAGTCCGCCAATCCGGCGATACAGAGCTTGGCGCTGCCGCGGAAACGGCGATGGCAAAACTTGTCGCCCGCCTGCCCGACCGTCAGCAAATGGAGGCGCATCACGCGGTGCAGCATCTCTGGCGCAGCGGACGCCGCGACATTCCCGCACAACCGACCGCCGTGCTGCGGCAGGCCTGCTGGGACGAAGTGGCGGTGGACCTCGAATATTCCGACAAGCAGGGGCGGGTCACGCAGCGGCGCATCTACCCGATGACCCTGGTCTACATGGATGAAGTGTTGAACGTCGTCGGCTGGTGCTGCCTGCGGCAGGATTATCGCGAGTTCCGCACCGACCGCATTCTCAGCGCCGAACGAACCGACGAAAGCTTCCGCCCCCGCCGCGTCGCCATGCTGCGCGAATTCGTGGAGCGTGTCACCGCGGCGCGGGCGGCACAGCGGTGA
- the aroC gene encoding chorismate synthase, with protein MSLNSYGHLFRVTTWGESHGPALGATVDGCPPNVPLSETDIQFWLDRRRPGRSKHTTQRQEPDSVEILSGVFEGRTTGTPIQLMIRNTDQRSKDYGEIAETFRPGHADITYWQKYGIRDYRGGGRSSARETAARVAAGGVARQALKQLAPEVEIFGYMVQMGPKVIDRNRFDRAEIENNDFWCPDAGVVGEWADFLDHLRRKDHNSVGAMIEVVVRGAPAGLGAPVYGKLDTDLAAAAMSINAVKGVEIGEGMAAAALTGRENADEITMGENGPEYSTNHAGGILGGISTGQDIVLRFAVKPTSSILSPRQSIRKDGTPIEVVTKGRHDPCVGIRAVPVGEAMVAAVILDHILLDRGQTGGIRGKIGPS; from the coding sequence ATGAGCCTGAACAGCTACGGACACCTCTTCCGCGTGACCACATGGGGAGAAAGCCATGGGCCCGCCCTCGGGGCAACGGTCGACGGCTGCCCGCCGAACGTGCCACTTTCCGAGACGGATATCCAGTTCTGGCTCGACCGACGCCGACCGGGCCGGTCCAAGCACACCACGCAGCGGCAGGAACCGGACTCGGTGGAGATCCTCTCCGGCGTGTTCGAGGGTCGCACCACCGGCACCCCGATTCAGCTGATGATCCGCAATACCGACCAGCGGTCCAAGGATTACGGCGAGATCGCCGAGACGTTCCGCCCCGGCCACGCCGACATCACCTACTGGCAGAAATACGGCATCCGCGATTATCGCGGCGGCGGCCGGTCCTCCGCCCGCGAAACGGCAGCACGCGTCGCGGCCGGCGGCGTGGCGCGGCAGGCGCTGAAGCAGCTCGCGCCCGAGGTTGAGATCTTTGGCTACATGGTCCAGATGGGCCCGAAGGTCATTGACCGGAACCGGTTCGACCGCGCGGAGATCGAGAACAACGATTTCTGGTGTCCCGACGCCGGTGTCGTCGGCGAGTGGGCCGACTTCCTCGACCACCTGCGGCGCAAGGACCACAACTCCGTCGGTGCGATGATCGAAGTGGTGGTTCGCGGTGCGCCCGCCGGCCTCGGCGCACCGGTCTATGGCAAGCTCGACACGGATCTCGCCGCGGCGGCGATGTCGATCAACGCGGTGAAAGGCGTCGAGATTGGTGAGGGCATGGCCGCTGCCGCGCTCACCGGACGCGAGAACGCCGACGAGATCACCATGGGCGAGAACGGCCCGGAATATAGCACCAACCACGCCGGCGGCATCCTCGGCGGCATCTCGACGGGTCAGGATATCGTGCTGCGCTTTGCGGTGAAGCCGACGTCCTCGATCCTGTCGCCGCGCCAGTCGATCCGCAAGGACGGCACGCCGATCGAGGTCGTCACCAAGGGTCGCCACGATCCCTGCGTGGGCATCCGCGCCGTGCCGGTTGGGGAAGCGATGGTCGCGGCCGTCATCCTCGACCACATTCTGCTCGACCGGGGGCAGACCGGCGGCATCCGGGGCAAGATCGGGCCGAGCTGA
- a CDS encoding BCCT family transporter, which translates to MNDKIKQEKLWIFPKVHKPVFGISALLIVAFIIFGAVFNDAANALFGGLQGFLAGKFGWLLIIEVNVLLAFVIFLALGPFGDVRLGKMDEDPEYDLFSWTSMLFSAGIGIGLIYWGVAEPMYHYFAAPLQEPETVAAAQEAMSISFMHWGFHAWAIYAVVALALAYFHFRKGLPLSIRSALYPLIGEKIYGFWGDLVDIVAVFGTMFGIVTSLGLGAMQVNSGLEVVFGVPVNTGVQILIIAGITAMATMSVVAGLDGGIKRLSNINVILSMVFLAFMVIVGPTLFIFDTFVDNYGNYLKDLIRLGTWNEGWVGGNDAGNWQNAWTIFYWAWWVSWAPFVGVFIARISRGRTVREFMFGVMLLPCTIMFFWFTAFGGTAIDISLGGDPTLVEATQENYANTMFALLEYFPFSGLTSLFATVLVIMWFVTSSDSGSFVIDMLTAGGDPDPPKIQRIFWAVTEGAVASVLLVAGGLNALQAAAVVAGFPFAVVLALIAIGLWKALRWDSLMVHRHRQRFRNDSEADHNMPNDLPGVLGAQPEVANKPSRGGEQSPAE; encoded by the coding sequence ATGAATGACAAGATAAAACAGGAGAAGTTGTGGATATTCCCGAAGGTCCACAAACCGGTATTCGGGATCTCGGCCCTTCTCATCGTGGCCTTCATCATCTTCGGCGCCGTGTTCAACGATGCCGCGAACGCACTTTTCGGCGGTCTTCAGGGCTTTCTCGCGGGCAAGTTCGGCTGGCTGCTGATCATCGAGGTGAACGTGCTGCTGGCCTTCGTGATCTTCCTCGCCCTTGGTCCTTTCGGGGACGTAAGGCTTGGCAAGATGGACGAGGACCCGGAGTACGATCTCTTCAGCTGGACCTCCATGCTGTTCAGCGCAGGCATCGGTATCGGCCTCATCTACTGGGGCGTCGCGGAGCCGATGTATCACTACTTCGCCGCCCCCCTTCAGGAGCCGGAAACGGTCGCCGCCGCGCAGGAGGCGATGTCGATCTCCTTCATGCACTGGGGCTTCCACGCCTGGGCGATCTATGCCGTCGTGGCCCTGGCGCTCGCCTACTTCCACTTCCGCAAGGGCCTGCCCCTGTCGATCCGCTCGGCGCTCTATCCGCTGATCGGTGAGAAGATCTACGGCTTCTGGGGTGACCTGGTTGATATCGTCGCCGTCTTCGGCACGATGTTCGGGATCGTCACCTCCCTCGGCCTCGGCGCGATGCAGGTGAACTCCGGTCTCGAGGTTGTCTTCGGCGTTCCGGTCAACACCGGCGTTCAGATCCTCATCATCGCGGGCATCACCGCCATGGCGACCATGTCGGTCGTCGCGGGTCTCGACGGCGGGATCAAGCGGCTGTCGAACATCAACGTCATCCTGTCGATGGTTTTCCTTGCTTTCATGGTGATCGTCGGCCCGACGCTGTTCATCTTCGACACCTTCGTCGACAATTACGGCAACTACCTGAAGGACCTGATCCGTCTCGGCACCTGGAATGAGGGCTGGGTCGGCGGCAACGATGCCGGTAACTGGCAGAACGCCTGGACCATTTTCTACTGGGCCTGGTGGGTCAGCTGGGCGCCCTTCGTCGGCGTGTTCATCGCGCGGATCAGCCGGGGCCGCACGGTCCGGGAGTTCATGTTCGGCGTGATGCTTCTGCCCTGCACGATCATGTTCTTCTGGTTCACCGCTTTCGGCGGCACCGCGATCGACATCTCGCTCGGCGGGGACCCGACGCTGGTGGAGGCCACGCAGGAGAACTACGCCAACACGATGTTCGCCCTGCTTGAGTACTTCCCGTTCTCGGGCCTGACATCGCTGTTCGCGACCGTGCTGGTCATCATGTGGTTCGTGACCTCCTCGGACTCCGGCAGCTTCGTCATCGACATGCTGACCGCGGGCGGGGACCCCGATCCGCCGAAGATCCAGCGGATCTTCTGGGCTGTCACCGAGGGTGCGGTGGCGTCCGTGCTGTTGGTCGCAGGGGGGCTGAACGCGCTCCAGGCGGCGGCCGTGGTGGCGGGCTTCCCGTTCGCCGTCGTGCTGGCGCTGATCGCGATCGGCCTTTGGAAGGCACTGCGCTGGGACAGCCTCATGGTCCACCGGCACCGTCAGCGGTTCCGCAACGACAGCGAGGCCGACCACAACATGCCCAACGACCTGCCCGGCGTGCTTGGCGCGCAGCCCGAGGTGGCGAACAAGCCCTCGCGCGGCGGAGAGCAGTCTCCGGCAGAATAA
- a CDS encoding dicarboxylate/amino acid:cation symporter has product MADIASKGGGGASLTTKIMVGMGAGVVLGVILNQIGSEWIDTYIVEGLFWMVGTMFVNALKMLVVPLVFFSLLCGVTGIGDIRVLGRVGSRSFGLYLLTTAIAIAVAITLALIIGPGKGFDMTGVDTSGVSAAEAPSVWQVFAGIVPTNPIAAFANGEMLQVIFYTCVLGIAVLMMGDRSEPFVAACEYMNEVMMKIVAIVMMFAPYGVFALISRTFAEQGIELFVPVILYVVTLVGALLLHLFGTLSLLLRTLAGLNPITFMRKMRPAQIFAFSTASSNATIPVTYRSVTERIGVDGSVASFTVPFGATINMDGTAIMQGVATVFLANVYGIDLGIAGYLTVIGMAVLASIGTAGVPGVGLVMLTMVLTQVGLPIEGVAIILGVDRLMDMIRTAVNITGDAVVSTIVAKGEGKLDMAVFDNPDAGVIYDGAIGVDPEAEARLARVAHKPAE; this is encoded by the coding sequence ATGGCTGATATTGCGAGCAAGGGAGGCGGCGGCGCCTCGCTGACGACCAAGATCATGGTCGGGATGGGAGCGGGCGTCGTGCTCGGTGTCATCCTCAACCAGATCGGATCGGAGTGGATCGACACCTACATCGTGGAAGGCCTCTTCTGGATGGTCGGCACGATGTTCGTGAACGCGCTGAAGATGCTCGTCGTGCCGCTCGTCTTCTTCTCGCTCCTGTGCGGTGTGACCGGTATCGGCGACATCCGGGTGCTTGGCCGGGTCGGGTCGCGGTCCTTCGGGCTTTATCTGCTGACCACGGCGATCGCCATCGCGGTGGCCATCACGCTGGCGCTCATCATCGGGCCGGGCAAGGGCTTCGACATGACCGGCGTCGACACGTCCGGTGTCAGCGCGGCCGAGGCGCCGTCCGTCTGGCAGGTCTTCGCAGGTATCGTGCCGACCAATCCGATCGCCGCCTTCGCCAACGGCGAGATGCTGCAGGTGATCTTCTACACCTGCGTTCTCGGCATCGCGGTGCTGATGATGGGGGACCGGTCGGAGCCTTTCGTCGCGGCCTGCGAATACATGAACGAGGTGATGATGAAGATCGTCGCCATCGTGATGATGTTCGCGCCCTACGGTGTCTTCGCGCTCATCTCTCGCACCTTCGCGGAACAGGGGATCGAGCTGTTCGTGCCCGTGATCCTCTACGTGGTGACACTCGTCGGGGCGCTGCTGCTCCACCTGTTCGGGACGCTGTCGCTGCTGCTGAGGACGCTGGCGGGCCTGAACCCGATCACGTTCATGCGGAAAATGCGCCCGGCGCAGATCTTCGCCTTCTCCACGGCGTCGTCCAACGCGACGATCCCGGTCACCTACCGCAGCGTGACGGAACGGATCGGCGTCGACGGGTCGGTTGCGTCCTTCACCGTTCCGTTCGGCGCGACGATCAACATGGACGGCACCGCGATCATGCAGGGCGTGGCGACGGTGTTCCTCGCCAATGTCTACGGCATCGACCTCGGCATCGCGGGCTACCTGACGGTCATCGGTATGGCAGTGCTCGCCTCCATCGGCACGGCGGGTGTGCCGGGCGTCGGCCTCGTCATGCTGACGATGGTGCTCACCCAGGTCGGCTTGCCGATCGAAGGTGTCGCGATCATCCTCGGCGTCGATCGTCTGATGGACATGATCCGCACAGCGGTGAACATCACCGGCGACGCGGTCGTCTCGACCATCGTGGCGAAGGGAGAGGGCAAGCTCGACATGGCCGTCTTCGACAACCCGGACGCCGGGGTGATCTACGACGGCGCCATCGGCGTCGACCCGGAGGCCGAGGCGCGCCTTGCCCGTGTGGCGCACAAGCCGGCCGAGTGA
- the thiB gene encoding thiamine ABC transporter substrate binding subunit has product MLRATTIAGLTFAATTAGAETLTIYAYDSFVPDYGPGPAVAEVFEEQCGCEVEYVAAGDGAALLSRVRLEGARSGADIVLGLDSNLVAQARETGLFAPHGVDAEFDLPVTWDDDTFLPFDWGYFAFVGNEGTEAPSSLQELADSDLQIAIQDPRSSTPGLGLVLWVEQAYGEEAGALWSDLADNVLTVTPGWSEAYGLFLDGEVDAVLSYTTSPAYHSIAEEDDSKVAWAFDEGHYVQIEVAAVLESSDQPELAREFMAFIASDGFQSVIPTTNWMYPVIEPEGGLPDGFEALAQPESALLYPPEEAQAVREAAIDTWRGALAQ; this is encoded by the coding sequence ATGCTGAGAGCGACCACCATCGCGGGACTGACGTTTGCTGCCACGACAGCAGGCGCGGAAACCCTGACCATCTACGCTTACGATTCGTTTGTCCCCGACTACGGGCCCGGCCCCGCCGTGGCAGAGGTCTTCGAGGAGCAATGCGGCTGCGAGGTCGAGTATGTCGCCGCCGGCGACGGCGCGGCGCTTCTGTCCCGGGTCCGGCTCGAGGGCGCGCGCAGCGGCGCCGACATCGTGCTCGGCCTCGACAGCAACCTAGTCGCGCAGGCGCGGGAAACCGGCCTCTTCGCGCCCCATGGCGTCGATGCAGAGTTCGATCTGCCCGTGACATGGGACGACGATACCTTTCTGCCGTTCGACTGGGGCTACTTCGCCTTCGTCGGCAATGAGGGGACCGAGGCGCCGTCCAGCCTGCAGGAGCTTGCCGACAGCGACCTGCAGATCGCCATTCAGGACCCCCGGTCCTCGACACCCGGCCTTGGCCTCGTCCTCTGGGTCGAGCAGGCTTATGGCGAGGAGGCCGGCGCGCTCTGGTCCGACCTCGCCGACAACGTGCTGACCGTGACCCCCGGTTGGTCCGAGGCCTACGGCCTGTTCCTTGATGGAGAAGTCGACGCGGTGCTGTCCTACACCACTTCGCCTGCCTACCACTCGATCGCGGAAGAGGATGACAGCAAGGTCGCCTGGGCCTTCGACGAAGGGCACTACGTTCAGATCGAAGTCGCGGCGGTCCTCGAGAGCTCCGACCAGCCCGAACTGGCCCGCGAGTTCATGGCCTTCATCGCCTCCGACGGCTTCCAGTCCGTAATCCCGACGACGAACTGGATGTACCCGGTGATCGAACCGGAAGGCGGCCTGCCCGACGGTTTCGAGGCGCTCGCCCAGCCCGAAAGCGCGCTGCTCTACCCGCCGGAAGAGGCACAGGCGGTGCGTGAGGCAGCCATCGACACGTGGCGCGGGGCGCTCGCGCAATGA
- a CDS encoding ABC transporter permease family protein — protein sequence MSLTRPGLWAAGLLLLLTLGTVGAVAWRAEWSGAFGPADWAAIRFTLLQALASAALSVLLAVPVARALSRRRFLGRSVLVTLLGAPFILPVVVAVMGLLAVFGRRGLVSDGLALIGLPPLDIYGYEGVVLAHVFFNLPLATRMLLQGWLSIPSERFRLAASLGAPVGRLLEWPMIRSVAPGAFLVIFLICLSSFAVALILGGGPRATTVELAIYQAVRFDFDLERAALLALVQFAICAAVAAVAFAVTVPDGLGSGLDRTVKRWDGSRWADAFWIALAALFLLLPLGVIVAGGIAGLPDLPGSLFAASVRSVCVALASTVIALVLSLALALRKGPVSSLAGVLPLAASPLVVGTGLLIVIYPLASPASAALAITALVNALMAVPFAVRIVTPAVRQAEASYGRLADAMGLTGWARLRIVLLPRLRRPLGFAGGIAAALSMGDLGVIALFAGPGEETLPLAMYRLMGAFRTDAAAGAGLVLFALSLTLFWAFDRGGRVDADA from the coding sequence ATGAGCCTGACGCGGCCCGGTCTCTGGGCCGCCGGACTTCTTCTGCTCCTGACGCTCGGCACCGTGGGTGCCGTCGCGTGGCGGGCGGAGTGGTCCGGCGCTTTCGGCCCGGCGGACTGGGCCGCGATCCGCTTCACGTTGCTGCAGGCGCTGGCCTCGGCCGCGTTGTCGGTGCTGTTGGCGGTCCCGGTCGCCCGCGCCCTGTCGCGGCGGCGTTTTCTGGGCCGCAGCGTGCTGGTCACACTGCTTGGCGCGCCCTTCATCCTGCCGGTCGTCGTCGCGGTGATGGGCCTGCTCGCGGTGTTCGGACGACGCGGACTGGTGAGCGACGGGCTGGCCCTCATCGGGCTGCCTCCGCTCGACATCTACGGCTACGAGGGCGTCGTCCTTGCCCATGTTTTCTTCAACCTGCCGCTTGCCACACGGATGCTGCTGCAGGGCTGGCTGTCGATCCCGTCCGAACGGTTCCGTCTTGCCGCGTCGCTCGGCGCGCCGGTGGGGCGACTGCTTGAATGGCCGATGATCCGGTCGGTCGCGCCGGGGGCGTTCCTCGTGATCTTCCTGATCTGCCTGTCGAGTTTCGCTGTCGCGCTGATCCTCGGCGGTGGTCCCCGCGCGACGACGGTCGAGCTCGCCATCTATCAGGCGGTGCGCTTCGATTTCGATCTCGAGCGGGCGGCGCTGTTGGCTTTGGTGCAGTTCGCAATCTGTGCGGCGGTCGCGGCGGTCGCTTTCGCGGTGACGGTGCCCGACGGGCTCGGCTCCGGCCTCGACCGGACGGTGAAACGCTGGGACGGGAGCCGCTGGGCCGACGCGTTCTGGATCGCGCTCGCCGCGCTGTTCTTGTTGTTGCCGCTGGGCGTGATCGTTGCCGGCGGGATCGCCGGACTGCCGGACCTGCCTGGCAGCCTCTTCGCCGCCTCGGTTCGGTCGGTGTGCGTCGCGCTCGCCTCTACCGTCATCGCGCTGGTGCTGTCGCTGGCCCTCGCCCTGCGGAAAGGGCCGGTCTCGTCCCTCGCCGGGGTGCTCCCGCTCGCTGCGTCGCCGCTGGTCGTGGGGACCGGCCTGCTCATCGTGATTTACCCGCTCGCCTCGCCCGCCAGTGCGGCACTTGCGATCACGGCGCTCGTCAACGCGCTGATGGCCGTTCCCTTCGCCGTACGCATCGTGACGCCCGCTGTCCGGCAGGCGGAGGCCTCCTACGGGCGCCTTGCGGATGCGATGGGGCTCACTGGCTGGGCGCGCCTGCGCATCGTTCTGCTGCCACGCCTGAGACGCCCGCTCGGCTTTGCCGGGGGGATCGCGGCTGCGTTGTCGATGGGCGACCTCGGCGTGATCGCCTTGTTTGCAGGGCCCGGTGAGGAAACGCTGCCCCTCGCGATGTATAGACTTATGGGCGCGTTCAGGACCGACGCCGCCGCCGGTGCGGGGTTGGTCCTGTTCGCGCTGAGCCTCACGTTGTTCTGGGCCTTCGACAGGGGAGGGCGCGTCGATGCTGACGCTTGA
- a CDS encoding thiamine ABC transporter ATP-binding protein has translation MLTLEDITVTLGDFTLRADTSVPQGITAVIGPSGGGKSTLLSAIGGFAEVEGRIYVDGQDITGRQPAERPVATLFQDHNLFPHLTVAQNVGLGLVSKLTLPTGVREEVDEVLRRVGLSGMGDRKPGALSGGQQSRAALARALVQDKPVVLLDEPFAALGPALKAEMLDLARYVLAAPGRTLLMVTHDPGDAERVAEHVLLVMDGAVSGPHDRAALMADPPEALRTYLGGFE, from the coding sequence ATGCTGACGCTTGAAGATATCACCGTGACGCTCGGGGACTTCACGCTCCGCGCAGACACCAGTGTGCCGCAAGGTATCACCGCCGTGATCGGCCCCTCCGGCGGCGGCAAGTCGACCTTGCTGTCGGCGATCGGCGGCTTCGCCGAGGTCGAGGGGCGGATCTATGTCGATGGTCAGGATATTACCGGGCGACAGCCAGCCGAGAGGCCCGTCGCGACCCTGTTTCAGGACCACAACCTGTTCCCGCACCTCACCGTCGCGCAGAACGTCGGGCTTGGCCTCGTGTCGAAGCTGACCCTGCCGACGGGTGTGCGTGAGGAGGTGGACGAAGTGCTGCGCCGCGTCGGCCTGTCGGGGATGGGCGACCGGAAGCCCGGTGCGCTGTCGGGTGGCCAGCAAAGCCGGGCCGCACTGGCCCGCGCGCTCGTGCAGGACAAGCCGGTGGTGCTGTTGGACGAACCCTTTGCCGCGCTCGGGCCGGCCCTCAAGGCGGAAATGCTGGACCTCGCGCGGTACGTGCTTGCCGCGCCCGGCAGAACACTGCTGATGGTGACCCACGATCCCGGCGATGCGGAGCGCGTTGCGGAGCATGTGTTGCTCGTCATGGACGGCGCGGTTTCCGGTCCCCATGATCGCGCGGCGCTGATGGCCGATCCGCCGGAGGCGCTGCGCACCTATCTCGGAGGGTTTGAATGA
- a CDS encoding alpha/beta fold hydrolase, which produces MMDTSHTPVRLHVEDTGGSGRPIVLIHGWPLSGAAWEKQVPDLVEAGFRVITYDRRGFGQSEKPDSGYDYDTLAADLAHLLEEKDLSDVTLVGFSMGGGEVARYVANHGEDRLHSIVFAAAVPPFMMKSDDNPNGPLDSETAEKMERGLRDSREVFFDGFTKNFFSAGDTLQVSEDERKKAIALCRQSDQTAALGCMEAFGTTDFREDLKKVTVPTLILHGDSDGIVPLEGAGQRTHEAIAGSRLVVLPGAPHGCNTSHADAFNGALLGFLAD; this is translated from the coding sequence ATGATGGATACGTCCCACACCCCCGTTCGCCTCCACGTCGAAGATACCGGCGGCTCCGGTCGTCCGATCGTGCTGATCCACGGCTGGCCGCTCTCCGGTGCGGCATGGGAGAAGCAGGTGCCCGACCTCGTCGAAGCCGGCTTCCGCGTCATCACCTATGATCGTCGCGGCTTCGGCCAGTCCGAGAAGCCCGACAGCGGATACGATTACGACACGCTTGCCGCCGACCTCGCGCACCTGCTGGAAGAGAAGGACCTGAGTGACGTTACCCTGGTCGGCTTCTCGATGGGCGGTGGTGAGGTTGCCCGCTACGTCGCCAACCACGGCGAGGATCGGCTGCATTCCATCGTGTTCGCTGCGGCCGTACCGCCGTTCATGATGAAGTCGGACGACAATCCGAACGGACCGCTCGACAGCGAAACCGCCGAGAAGATGGAGCGTGGGCTGCGCGACAGTCGCGAGGTCTTCTTCGATGGGTTCACCAAGAACTTCTTCTCTGCCGGTGACACGCTGCAAGTGTCCGAGGACGAACGGAAGAAGGCCATAGCCCTGTGCCGGCAGTCCGACCAGACAGCTGCGCTCGGCTGCATGGAGGCATTCGGGACAACGGATTTCCGCGAGGACCTCAAGAAAGTGACCGTGCCGACGCTGATCCTGCACGGCGATTCCGACGGGATCGTGCCGCTCGAGGGGGCCGGGCAACGGACACACGAGGCGATCGCCGGAAGCCGGCTGGTCGTCCTGCCCGGCGCACCGCATGGCTGCAACACGAGCCACGCGGACGCCTTCAACGGTGCGCTGTTGGGCTTTCTTGCGGATTGA
- a CDS encoding cytochrome c1 gives MLRKLTLTAATALGLLAPGLATAAGGEAHVTDYDFPFEGPFGSFDTNQLQRGLQIYTEICAGCHGLHYVAFRNLSDEGGPALPEDQMRAYAAQFFIADADNNDELIDPDTGDFREPTPTDKFPRNHTQGAPDLSLMAKARAGFHGPYGLGVNQFLKGMGGPEYIASLLAHYEETPECAADANMSGYYNTVFEPGGYPESCLDEDGERTVPGSWIGMAPPLSDGAIEFADGHANDVESMSKDVAAFLMWTAEPKLVARKQAGLTGVIFLVILSVLLYLTNKRIWAPHKKAVKES, from the coding sequence ATGCTTCGCAAGCTCACCCTGACCGCCGCCACGGCACTTGGTCTCCTCGCCCCGGGCCTGGCGACCGCCGCAGGCGGAGAGGCTCACGTCACGGACTACGACTTCCCCTTCGAGGGGCCGTTCGGCAGCTTCGACACCAACCAGCTGCAGCGCGGTCTGCAGATCTACACCGAGATCTGCGCCGGCTGTCACGGTCTGCACTACGTCGCCTTCCGCAACCTTTCGGACGAGGGCGGCCCCGCCCTCCCCGAGGATCAGATGCGGGCCTACGCGGCGCAGTTTTTCATTGCCGACGCCGACAACAACGACGAGCTGATCGACCCCGATACCGGCGACTTCCGCGAGCCGACTCCGACGGACAAGTTCCCTCGGAACCACACGCAGGGCGCGCCCGATCTGTCGCTGATGGCAAAGGCCCGCGCCGGCTTCCACGGTCCCTACGGCCTCGGCGTCAACCAGTTCCTCAAGGGCATGGGCGGTCCGGAATATATCGCGTCGCTCCTCGCCCACTACGAGGAAACGCCGGAATGTGCCGCCGACGCCAACATGAGCGGCTACTACAACACCGTGTTCGAACCCGGCGGCTACCCCGAGAGCTGCCTCGACGAAGACGGTGAGCGCACCGTGCCCGGCAGCTGGATCGGCATGGCGCCGCCGCTGTCCGACGGCGCGATCGAGTTTGCCGACGGCCACGCCAACGACGTCGAGTCCATGTCGAAGGACGTCGCCGCGTTCCTGATGTGGACCGCTGAGCCCAAGCTCGTCGCCCGCAAGCAGGCCGGCCTGACCGGGGTCATCTTCCTCGTGATCCTGTCTGTGCTGCTCTACCTGACGAACAAGCGCATCTGGGCGCCGCACAAGAAAGCCGTGAAGGAAAGCTGA